TACCATAGGACATAAAAACGATAACTTCCCTTTTTGGTGCGTTGATTTCGGAAGAttataatggagctaagataatcttcttttcattcaccttaaaagaataagtatcttTATAGCCGTTATACAACATCctcctatcataatgccaaggtcttcccaacagcaaatgacacgcgtccataggagcaacatcacaccatacttcgtctttataatacttgccaatagaaaataaaactaaacatcttttggtTACCTTGATATCATTTCTTTTTTACAGCCAACATAATTAGTATAGATAtggatgagggattgtgtccaactttagcttctgcaccatctccaaagataccacatgctCAAAGCTGACgctatcgatgatcaccaagcacaccttgccaagagaagtacaTTTAgtatgaaacacattttttctcacccaactttcatcctcggctacataggacacttgtaagttacattgcaatacaatagacaaaccatgatcagcataagtaatctcctcctcatcatcatcgtattttggttcgtcatcagcttcatcttctcctccatcactatgatcttcaaccaaagttacaatcctcctatttggacaatctgaagcaatatgcctaAAACCataacatttgaagcattttcggccacttggggtagaagaattatgtGTTTTTTCGCTGCCaatagattcttcacccttttcttgcaccttcgatatcaccttgctttggatagtaggcttggaacttcctccttttgtatagccttcttttgagccgtaccgagaactcttttcaaacttctattgcttttcaacttttaatgtcagcttgctcacatcatttaaagaccaatatggttgCAATTGaaaaactttagcaatctcatacttcagacctcctaagaatcttgtaatggtttgctcttctggttccacaagctcttCTTTTAACATTAGGTTATCgaattctgcaatgtactcttccacactaagatctttttgtttaaaatcatggattttgagaaagaaCTCTTGTCAATAAttgtcaggtaaatattttctcttcagttctctttttttttattcccatgtcacgattttactcttcccctcacgttctctttgtttttttagattttcccaccaaaaagatgcatttcgtttgagtttgagtgccacaagtttgacctttttttgttctggtggttcataaaaatcgaaaattctttctactgtattaagtcaatcgataaagtcatcaatatttattttaccttcaaactctagaatctccaatcttgggttatatttattctgtcaCTTGTCTTGGATTTCATTTCttgtccgacatcttctcgactcccttggaaaagGAGgtatatcatcatcagaagtaaactcacgGATATCATTTTCATGCAGATTGTTTCTACTTCGAAGTTtttcaattatttcatttttttcttgtagactacgcaGCAATCTTCGTAGTTGAAGCCTCAACAACTCAACATCATCTTTATGAcaactaccttcaccaactatatcttttccattccacCTTGTCATGATctatagcctttagctctgataccaaactgataccagggagggtaaaatgcagaatggatttcgaaagaacaccgatgGAACAGTTTTTCAGATAGAAAAGGAACGAACTCTTAAAGAAAAGTCGCAATATAGTTGTATTTGCTGAAATGAGTGTTTTGGATAGAAAAGGCACAAACTCACGATAAAACAtaaataagatcgaaaaatagttcaccaccaaattaaaatcacaaagggatacagaaattcaccatcccaaggattataaacgaggatacagaacaaaaataaaaaaactcaccACTAAAAGATGCATTCaacagatacagagtttaagggggttctccaagagagcttctgccaagatatcatcagtttctaaagttctttctaagccctaagtaccaaaataaatactagtgtatGAAACACCCcttcataggaaatttcgaaattaagtattttatagctgctaaccaactcctttaatgtattccttggtcatgaaaaaAAGTATCTCGAAATAGTTTTAACTttctgcagggaatatgctgatgagctgtcatatttgaatgagctGAGTTGAAGACTATAAGGCAACAATATTGacagaaaaaaatatcatagcaTCGGCAATGTCCGTATGAGCAGATTGTATCAAATTAAACACTCCCGTGTCAGCGTTAACAAGCAACCCCGCAATCAAATGACAGCATGAATAGGAAGTAACATTTGGACAAAAGACTTTAGAGAAAAGGAAATATTGTAGTCATAACAACGAATATAAGACAGAAATTACGAATCTTTCATACAAGCATTTTGATCCTTTAGCAGTAATCTCTCAAAACACCCAAAAATACAACACCACCAATAAGGAGTTCCGATATGCCCAAGTGACTGATCAAAGCAGAAAGAATAGTGTTCCCAATACAAGAGAAAAGATAGATATATGCTCGTGAAATCAAATGCGGAGAGGAATATGTGCACACACACAAGAacagagagatagagagaaagaGACGGAGATCGAACCAGTTCCTCCATCACCGACGAGAACGAGCTTAATGCTCGCCGCTGAGATAAGAAAAATACCTAATCCGACGGCCGTGTGGTGGCGGGTGAAGCGTTCCTCGACTCGCGTTGTCTGGGCCAGAAGCATGGGCCCAAATACCAGTCGAACATCGCGTCTTGCGAGTCGCAAAAGAGTGGAAAACCTGATTGACGTCTTTATGATTCGCGCTCGACGATGATCTTGTGTGCCCACTGATGCTTCCAGACTTCCACATGTGCGCCCCACGCGTCATCGAAATGATCATCAACCAGAAAAGGAATATGGAGTAGAAACTAAAAAAGGAAATGATAATATGTCGAATAATTTAGCAGCTAAGCGCGTTGACTGCCGAAAGATTTGGTTAGCCTCGTGGATTACATCAGGAGCACGAGAGCAGACGAACTTGGTCAACCCCACAGGAGATCAGTGATATGATCATAAAAAGGAGGAATAAAAATTGGAAGGGAACACCGACCGTTTCCCGACAGCTGTAGCCACTGGTTTACGCGGACGTGAAGATGGGCCCCACGAGacagttgcaaaggtcaactggcTTTTTGTCAACCCCAAATCGCCTCCTCTTTTCTCGAAGTATTATTagatttaatatataaatcaagaCAATTTCACCTAAGTTGTTTTCATGTGAACaattaaatttttatgatttatttttacgGAAAAAATGATATTATTGGTTGGTAGTTGGTTGCCTGGTGCACAAGCTTATAACAATTATTACTTGGCGAGGCGTGCTTGTGATCGTAATGTGTCATCATAGCACACATAAGTCCTTCCTCGAGCATCTTTCTCTCTTTATTTAAACGCAGCATCACGAGTTTCCGTGGCATGTCAAGTAAGCATGCATGCGTTCGCACTCCCCATCATAATGTATTCCCACCATCAAGCCTGATAAAATCGATTGTAGAATAGGAAAGAAATGACAATAACATGAATTAGTGACTCTAGTAATTGACTAATATAGATGTCATTTGATGTCGCAATTAAGCATATGATTTCTTAGATTATTCCTTAAGAGTTGGTTCTCCCAAGATTACGAAGATTTGTTTGTTATCACAAACTTAACTGGTTTTACCTATATTGTTTGGCAATATTGTGTGTTCATCCGTAAAATGTTAATCTCATTGAAATCTCTTATGGTCTTTtacggacctacaaaagagatgacggattaaagaagatatttaattCGGGATCCATAAGTAGTCATTTCAGTAAATACTTAATAggcaatacaaattataaatatagatctGAATGGTCGCACAATAAGGTGATCCACTACAACCAaaaagtccccacaagtgcccatatGACACTGTTGCATAATAAAGCAATGAACTAATCGTAAATACTATCCCAAAGGATCATCTAATTATATGTCACCTAGGCAGCTCTTGGGTGCTATAGTAGCTAACACTCAACACCGTAGAACTAAAAAACCTCCAAAATGGCTACTTGAATGGTCTGTTTCTAGGTAATTTTATCTTTACACAACGACTGCACACAACATATGTTTACAAGTCTAAAATGACCACTAGAAGCCAAATAAAATGGGGCTGGCTTATTGTAAGctctctacatgctatgcaaagcataaacaaaatcaaaagatatgaacatacatgagcattatatcgAACACTTTATTTATAACTTTGTTTGTCACATTCTTCTCCTCTTATTCCTCTAATTCCCTCATCGAAGCTTTTGCGGATGCTGCAATGCCTTGCCTTTGTTGAATATTTAATCTTTTACTTCGATTGCAAGGTGTCTCTTGGTTTCCAACTACACTCCGTCATTGtagttgagtagtcaaactttgatctgTCACGTTATTTTCAACtccccaatgactttgactctagtgtaggATTAgtcgagttgtgttgatccttgttagtTCTTatagatccttcagatgaaggaaaagacctttcTTATTATGCGTTAGTCTCTTAAATGTCTCATGTAGCTTGGCCTATATGGATgtctgttggagctttaacgagcattgtctCGCAGACTTTCAAATTTTTGGGATCTTTTCTCTACAAAATTTGACaatcgattcctcttctacttAGTTATCACCTTTAAGTAAGTTCACATTATTTCTACTTTCAATTAGTATTTTATTAGGAAATGAAGCAAATAGTCTACTCTCGATAACACCGAtcatcattggtgaggatttgatttaTTATCTTCCGTTAAgtttctttgaagggtctttaaacCTATGTAAAACTCTTTTACTAGATAAATAAAAGAACTAGAGAACTTGATAttgtccattctcttaagagCTGAGAAGGCAAGTGTTACTCAGCTTCGCTCACCTCCTCGAGGgttatacttcatgcatcgagctggttactagccttcatcTACTCTTTGCTTATACTTCTAAAGTACATGAAATATttacactccttgcattgagttagctatagTGATTTGCTTTATTATTGCCATCGAACTTTTAGAATAGAAGAAGTTCtgcttgaaaaaaataaaattttgcctCAACATAGAGTAAGTTTCCATTAGTTTTGGTTGCCTCTAGAATTATAACATCTTCTCTATCATTTATATCACATACTCTTACGAGTAGAAAAGGTACAACACAATATATTACCTACTTTGTTCTTTAATCGAGCACTCCTGTATCAACCCGAAGTATTATACTTTTGGCTATTTTGATGAGATACCTATTGACATCGATTACGAAATTCACTAGCCTCTACCCTTTAGTCTTGTCTTGGTACTTAAAGTTTACCTCTATATTTTATACCTCTTaggcccctttcacgactaagcgctctccctccatgagagcaataaTCGATGACTCCATAAAAATCTcgtctctatggtaccatggcactatcatacccatggccctactattcgtcTCCTTGCATCTATGTCCATTTCTTTATGATTAGTAGATCCGCATTTATGGTAttatgacactcctccgagtccacctctattttaattgatgcttggttttgggtagttgAGTCTTTTCGGACTCGCTTCCTCACCCTTTTCGGCCACATACTTTAATACAGTTGTGTTCTATAAGTAGTTCCCTTTAgttgatggaaagatagactacaatTATCATACATGACCTCAACCATCATGTTATAGGACTCATGTCGATTTTGTTCTTCTTTGCTTCCTTAGTAGTAATGTCCACTTACTCGattttgtcctttgacttgtcaaACTtctttaagcgaatatgagctttagaCCAATCTAACTCTCTAATTGCTGTAATCATACCTCTGTATCATCACCCCCCCATATGGGACTCATTAGTATTTACACTTAGAATTTTTACTAATACTTCTCTCATGTATATCATATTTGTCTCGAATTGTTCTACcatgatccgttgcaccatgcTGCCTCCtgttgacatctctattgcattctaatatttgtgggatgaactcagacTATAATCTCTACTAGTTACAAGTATCGtgtaagctaatcacatgagtgatgacacatgtgacatgctgcataatttattttattattattattattattatatttttttattttatattagataataaatatatattggtTGGTTAATTATACTTCATCGTTATACAACAATTCCATAATCCTAATCGTGTATTTAGTCTTTAGACTTGAAACATCAAAGATGTCTTATTTGAGTACTTCGTTCTTTGATACTATATTTATAAGTTTGGAAGTCCCCAATTTAATAAAGACGGTTATTggaaacgatatatatatatatatatatatatatatatatatatatatatatatatatatatatatataatatgccaAAATGAAATTAATGCTCATGACTTGTATGGATTTCTTCCTGTAATAAGTCTAAGGTTACGCTATGAATTGTGATTGAAAGCAAAAGGGATATCGAGATTTGTCCAAAAACCGCGAGTGATTGGACAAGGGCCGATCGCCAATCATTTGAGGCAAACCAGATAGGTATGGGTGCATCGAATACGGTCTTTAATTCATATCCTCTTTTAACTTACAATCAATCGTGTACATCTCATCCATCCCCAAGTTGGATAAACCCCCGTTGACTACATTcttcaataatataaaaaaatcaataaataaaagaAGGGGGCTTCATTCTTGCGGCGTAATGTAATCATGAAAAATGATCTTTGACTTTTCTGATGCAACCAACCAGCAGCAACTTATAGTCCACGGCAAACAATATTATGTGAATTTTTGTTTcctctttcatttcaaatcattTTTGGGTACATGGCCGGCAAAATGTAGGCATTTTcatatgtttttgttttttggtccTCTAATTATTTTTCGTTCAATATATTATCTGTTACTCTCTACCTGAATTGGATTCGGAGTCAAATGACTAATTTGGATGATCGATAGAGTAACAATCGAGCAATAACGATTTTGAAAtggataatcatatatatatatatatatatatatatatatatgagagagagagaatataacCACAGAGGAAAGCGAATGTCGTGCAGTCGTGAAGGTCTTCTCAAAACCGTTCATCAGTCTTTGTTTGAATCTCAGCCGTTCATATATCCAgataaaaagaaatattaaaaatacgAAGGTCGTTTCAAAACCGTTAATCCGCGTTTTTCTAAAAATCTCATCCGTTggtatatttaaataaaaataaaaatataaatgctTTATAGAATTAAGATTAAGATAAAAATGGGATGAAATGAAAAGATGAAGAAGCTCGCATTCCCACAAACAAATGATAAAAGACCATGGCCAGCTGGGAAACTGGCCCTATAAATATCGAAGGAACAGCCGCCTTCCGCTACCCAACTGAAGCCCTTCgaatcctctccttcccttcctcCGATGGAGATCATCTTTGGGCCTTCCATCTTCGGATGATGAGGAGAGCGTGAGTGAGAACCATCAAAGCATGgtctagagagagaaagagagtgtgGGGGAGGAGTGGAACAACAGCGATGGCGGAGAGGCGGAAGTCAGGGTTGTTCAACGTGTCGGTGCCGACCATCTGCGTCCAGGAGGCGGAGAGGGAGCTGTCGAGGGACGGCAGCCATTACAGTCTGTCGAGTGGCATTCTCCCCTCCCTCGGCGCGAGGAGTAACCGTCGGGTCAAGCTCCGGTCCTTCATCGTGTCCCCTTACGATCGAAGATACAGGTGTTGTTCTCGCTCCTACTGCTTCCCCCAAAGATCGTGAGATATGGAATTAGCTAATGATTTGTTGAAATCGAGatttcttttgcttcttctttgGGAAGATCAAGAAGGAAAAGGGGATGCCTTGACGcacctttttcttttgtttgcaAGTGTGCTCTTCCGTGCCGTTTCCTTTTCGTGGTTGGTAGGTGGTCAGATGTGTGATAAAGGACAAATTTCTCCCCAAATCGATTGGTGTGGATATGGATTTCTTTCGGAGTCATTCGTTCGTTTGCCTTCCTTTTGAGCTTTTCCACACGAACAAGGAAATGGAGTTGTGCTTGTCCGCTTAATCCTTTTGCTTTCTTCTCTGTGAGAAGGAAAAGGGAGCAGTGTGAAACTAGAAATTTTATCTGGGAGCCTTTAGTTTTGTATTCATTGCTGATGTTAGAATTGTTTCTTGCAGAGCATGGGAGACTTTCTTGATCATTCTGGTCATCTACTCTGCTTGGGTATCTCCTTTCGAGTTTGGGTTCCTTGAGGATTCAAGGGGCTCTCTTGCCCTGGTAGACAACATCGTCAATGCGTTCTTTGCCATCGATATCATGTTGACCTTCTTCGTGGCCTACCTCGACAAAGCAACCTATCTGCTTGTCGACGATCGTAAGAAAATAGCTTGGAGGTACTTGCACAGTTGGTTTATTCTCGATGTTGCCTCCACAATCCCTTCTGAAATCGCCAGAAAAATGCTGCCTCCTAAGATCCGATCTTATGGATTCTTCAACATGCTACGGCTTTGGCGTCTCCGGAGAGTCAGCGCACTATTTGCTAGGTTTGTCTGCCGTGCTTGATGCCGTGCTTTTAGGCTTCAGTCGGTGGCTTCGTTCTGAAGTAATATAGATTGGCACCTGACTGATGACTGCTTATTTTATTGATTTTACAGGCTAGAAAAAGATAGGAACTTCAACTACTTTTGGGTTCGATGCGCAAAACTTATTTGTGTAAGCAATTTCACCTTCAAGTGGTGGCTTTTCTGTGCATTTCCTTGTGTAGAACTCTACTGATAGTCATTTCTTTTTTATCTCACAGGTGACAGTATTTGCTATTCATTGTGCTGGGTGCTTCTATTTTCTTCTTGCTGCAAAGCATCATGATCCTAGCCAAACTTGGATTGGTGCTTCCATGCCAGATTTTCATGAGCAAAGCTTGTGGATCCAGTATGTAACGTCAATGTACTGGTCAATCACCACCCTTACGACGGTCGGCTATGGTGACTTGCATGCTGAAAATATTGGGGAGATGATTTTTAACACTTTTTACATGCTCTTTAACCTTGGATTGACAGCCTATTTGATTGGTAATATGACCAATTTGGTTGTTCATGGCACTAGAAGAACTAGAAAATATGTAAGTTCTTTCATGAAAAATTGTGCTGCTCCATAAGCAAGCAAGAAGCTGAATTTGCAGTTGATATTTAATCTGTCTATGTTATTAAGGATGTCTCTTGGATTGCAGAGGGATACTATTCAAGCAGCCACAGGTTTTGCACAGAGAAACCATCTCCCTGAACGGCTGCAAGACCAGATGATCTCACATCTCAGTTTAAAGTTCAGGACTGATTCAGAAGGGCTTCAGCAGCAAGAGACTTTGGATGCTCTTCCGAAAGCAATCCGATCCAGCATTTCTCACTATTTATTTTACTCTCTTGTTCAAAAGGTGTACTTGTTTCAAGGAGTTTCTCAGGACCTGCTGTTTCAACTGGTAATGATTATAAATGTCAGACTTTCCCGGGTTATCTCAGTTTTGCTGCTACATGAATGTTGCTCTCACATTGGCATCCTTTCGTTGGTTTGTTTGAAGGTCTCCGAGATGAAAGGTGAATACTTTCCTCCAGGGGAAGATGTGATCTTGCAGAATGAAGCACCTACAGATTTTTACATACTAGTGACTGGcactttggtaaagaaatttccttTTTCAGAAGTATTTTACTGTTGAATCTAGGATCACAGACTAAAAAAATGTTCTCTATATATTATGTTTCTAGTAATCCTTCTTAGTTGCCACAATGCTGATACATGGACTTGCTTTGCAGGAGGTAATAAATCACAAGGATGAAAAAGAGGCAAGTTGTTTGATTAACTCCCCTAAAAATATATTTACTTGATTTTGTGATTATAAATAGTATCATTGTATAatccatgatactaaagcatttacATAATAGTTTTCTGAAAATCTTGTGCATATTCTGCAGATTGTTCAGGTCGCAAAAAAAGGTGATGTCCTTGGAGAGATTGGGGTTCTTTGTTACAGACCTCAACTGTTCACAGTGCGAACAAGATCGCTGTGCCAACTATTACGTTTAAACCGAACTGTCTTCCACAGTATCATTCAATCGAACATCGGGGATGGAACAATAATCATCAATAACTTTCTACAGGTTAATATATGATAGTACAATTTATCGGATAGTTATAAAATCACCTTTCACCACTTAAGTGTTGCGTATTTGGTAGTTAATATATAACATTAATATTAAGTATTACTTATTATTACGCACTATTCTGATACAACTTTTCATGGTACAGCATCTCAAGGAGCAGGTAGATGATCCTTTGATGGAAGGACTTCTAAGAGAAACAGAAAGCATGCTGACCCATGGCCGATTGGATTTGCCTCTTACTCTATGTTTCGCAGTTATCAGAGGAGATGATTTGTTGTTACTTCAACTGCTAAAACGCGAATTAGATCCAAATGAGTCAGATAACAATGGACACACAGCACTGGTCTGAATACAATTATTTTGACATCTCTAATCTTCATTCATTTATATTATCTAAGATAACCAGAGGTTGACTTCATTTCATTCTTTTGTAACATTTAGCATATAGCAGCATCAAAGGGAAATGAGCATTGTGTTCATCTCTTGCTAGATAAAGGGGCAGATCCCAATCGTAGAGGTATGCTGCAAACTTGTTCTTAAACCTTGCAAGTTATTAGATTCATAGTTCCTCTGCCATGGTATTATACGCATGTAGAATTTCACTTCATCAAAATGGTGTGCCTATCCTTTTAGGTGCCAGCATCATATTAGTTGCAAAAGTTAATGGCTCGACAAGCTTTAGACTTTTGCATTACAGAATTCTATCATCAAAAGGGTGTCACTATCCTTTTCCCTTTGCAGACTAAACAATCATATTTAACTGTCATATGCATGCAAATTCATACGTCTTCCTCTTTCTAATTATTCGGTTGCTATTTTTAATTAGGCATGATAATGATCTCATGACTTCTCACTggcatcctcattcttgcaatgcTTAGTCGCCCTTAATTATGCCTAGAAGATAATTAGATTCGCTGGTAGTGAACTTTTAAACAGACCATCTTATGCTTGTTTGGTTGTCTTCATTCATATATAGACATGTTTTACTTACCCTATTGTTGCTCTAAGCCATGCTTTGCCTGCACGTTTCCTTTGTATCTGCTACTAGGCTATCATGAACCACAATAGTGTAGTTGATCTTTTTGAGTAAAACTAATGATCCTTATTATATCTTTTCAGTCAAAGAAATTTGGTGTTTAAGTTTGAAACTACAAGATTGCTAC
The window above is part of the Musa acuminata AAA Group cultivar baxijiao chromosome BXJ1-1, Cavendish_Baxijiao_AAA, whole genome shotgun sequence genome. Proteins encoded here:
- the LOC103973331 gene encoding potassium channel AKT1 isoform X2, with product MLTFFVAYLDKATYLLVDDRKKIAWRYLHSWFILDVASTIPSEIARKMLPPKIRSYGFFNMLRLWRLRRVSALFARLEKDRNFNYFWVRCAKLICVTVFAIHCAGCFYFLLAAKHHDPSQTWIGASMPDFHEQSLWIQYVTSMYWSITTLTTVGYGDLHAENIGEMIFNTFYMLFNLGLTAYLIGNMTNLVVHGTRRTRKYRDTIQAATGFAQRNHLPERLQDQMISHLSLKFRTDSEGLQQQETLDALPKAIRSSISHYLFYSLVQKVYLFQGVSQDLLFQLVSEMKGEYFPPGEDVILQNEAPTDFYILVTGTLEVINHKDEKEIVQVAKKGDVLGEIGVLCYRPQLFTVRTRSLCQLLRLNRTVFHSIIQSNIGDGTIIINNFLQHLKEQVDDPLMEGLLRETESMLTHGRLDLPLTLCFAVIRGDDLLLLQLLKRELDPNESDNNGHTALHIAASKGNEHCVHLLLDKGADPNRRDSEGSVPLWEAILGRHEQVAKVLRENGAQLLSGDMGLFACTAAEQNSLELLEDIIRYGGDVTAAAKRDGNTALHRAVCDGNLQLVEFLLEHRADMDKPDHQGWTPRRLADQQSHDEIKALFEGKKTSDPISGAPLSSELRRLSSEPIVPIVADAIRPPSQDGPQEKSERARRANFHNSLFGIISTANFGRTQGHSGMLSSVAGPPRPMLGGRGRGNQRRMNLLRVTISCPERDEAADKLVLLPDSLQELLDIGSKKFGFSASKVLTADGAEIDDVKLIRDGDRLVLVGGGSVAATRHD
- the LOC103973331 gene encoding potassium channel AKT1 isoform X1 yields the protein MAERRKSGLFNVSVPTICVQEAERELSRDGSHYSLSSGILPSLGARSNRRVKLRSFIVSPYDRRYRAWETFLIILVIYSAWVSPFEFGFLEDSRGSLALVDNIVNAFFAIDIMLTFFVAYLDKATYLLVDDRKKIAWRYLHSWFILDVASTIPSEIARKMLPPKIRSYGFFNMLRLWRLRRVSALFARLEKDRNFNYFWVRCAKLICVTVFAIHCAGCFYFLLAAKHHDPSQTWIGASMPDFHEQSLWIQYVTSMYWSITTLTTVGYGDLHAENIGEMIFNTFYMLFNLGLTAYLIGNMTNLVVHGTRRTRKYRDTIQAATGFAQRNHLPERLQDQMISHLSLKFRTDSEGLQQQETLDALPKAIRSSISHYLFYSLVQKVYLFQGVSQDLLFQLVSEMKGEYFPPGEDVILQNEAPTDFYILVTGTLEVINHKDEKEIVQVAKKGDVLGEIGVLCYRPQLFTVRTRSLCQLLRLNRTVFHSIIQSNIGDGTIIINNFLQHLKEQVDDPLMEGLLRETESMLTHGRLDLPLTLCFAVIRGDDLLLLQLLKRELDPNESDNNGHTALHIAASKGNEHCVHLLLDKGADPNRRDSEGSVPLWEAILGRHEQVAKVLRENGAQLLSGDMGLFACTAAEQNSLELLEDIIRYGGDVTAAAKRDGNTALHRAVCDGNLQLVEFLLEHRADMDKPDHQGWTPRRLADQQSHDEIKALFEGKKTSDPISGAPLSSELRRLSSEPIVPIVADAIRPPSQDGPQEKSERARRANFHNSLFGIISTANFGRTQGHSGMLSSVAGPPRPMLGGRGRGNQRRMNLLRVTISCPERDEAADKLVLLPDSLQELLDIGSKKFGFSASKVLTADGAEIDDVKLIRDGDRLVLVGGGSVAATRHD